CAAAGTAGTTAGCCGTTGATTTTGACGTTGTATAGTTTGTAAAATATCCCTTGTCTCTTCTTCATCTATTTGGGACATTAAAAGTGCCGATTCCACCGTTGCACCTGTTGCAGCTAAAGGCGTTCGTAATTCATGTGCTACGTCTGCTGTAAACTGTTGAATTTGTCGATAGGATTGATAAATTGGCTGCATAGCTAATCCTGATAGCCACCAACTAGCACCAGCAATCATAACCATTGCAATTAACAACCCTAATACCGAAACTAATTTCACACTATCCAAGTAATGATTAAACTCTTGTAGACTTCGCCCCACCTGCATATATCCCCAGTCTTGATAATTTTGGGTATGCAGTGCTAGAGTAATTTGATGGTAATCTTTGCCTTTGCTGTCTTTAAGAAATTGCCAAGTTTTTTGATTAAAAACATCAGGTAATCCCTTTGGATAGTAACCCGCATTAGCAATCAATTTTCCAGAAATATCAAAAAAACGTATATAGTAACTAGTTTTAGTAACGATACCAAGAAGATGACGTTTAGAATCTGGCTGTTGTTGAATACAATTAGTAGTTCCAGTTCCACAGTTATCTAGATTTGGGAATAACTGATGTGCAAAAGGTTCCAAACGTCCAGGTGACTGTAGTTTTAGTTCAATACTGTCGTGCAGTGTCCCCCCTACAGACTCGATTTCACTGTCTAAAGCCACCACATGGGCATGGAACACTGCTCGATAAAAACCGAAGACAGATATGCTTAAAATTAAACCCATAACGATGGCATAATATAAAGCCAAACGAATACGGGTGAGCCGAAACAGCTTATTTTTATTCATTGGTGAAATTAAGACGATATCCCATACCGTGCAGAGTTTCAATTGAGTTAGGACAGTCGCTATTGGTGAGTTTGCGACGTAACAAACGTATTTGCGCCGCCACTACATTGCTACTAGATTCGGCATTAACTTCCCAAATCTGGTTACGAATTTGTTCGGTAGTAACAATTTGCTTGGGATGCTTCATAAAATACTCTAACAGTTGGAACTCTTTATTAGTTAAAGGAATCCTTTGCTGTTCACCCGTAGTATTTTGTCTTACAACTGTACTGTCGCCATAATCTAGAGTCAAGTTACCAACAGTCAATTGTTGGGGTTGGAAATGCGGAGAGCGACGCTGCAAAGCCCGCAATCGTGCCAGTAGTTCTACCATACCAAATGGTTTTACCAAGTAGTCGTCAGCACCTGCATCTAGTCCGGCTACTTTATCTTCCATTCTATCTCTAGCAGTTAGCATCAGGATAGGAAGAGGATTTACTTTGTAACGCAGTCTTTTGCACAATTCTAAACCAGTAATTCCGGGAAGCATCCAATCAAGAATTGCTACTGTATATTGTGCCGAGCTATTTTCTAAGTAAGCCCATGCTTCATTACCATCCATTACCCAATCAACTAAGTATTTTTGTTGATTTAAGGTGCGCTTGATAGCAGCCCCTAAATCCGGCTCATCTTCGACTAGCAGCACCCTCATATCAAATTGAGTAGTTAAAGATTCATTGTAAACTTGTGATGTAAGCATAGTTTGCAACAGGAATACCCCTATAAATAGGTTGACAGAAGTTTATGAAATTAGGATGAAATTCTTAAAAATTAGGATTAAGCTATACAAGACCTAACAGTATAGTCTATTATCTTAGCGATACATAATTAAATAGAAAAGACTCAGTAGACCAACTTGCCAAAATAGGGTGTGAACTTAGTTTGAGGAGTTATAGAAACTAAGTTTTGCAAGATATCTATTGAGTCAATAATAATTTTGACACTTAAATATGAAATTAAGATGAAAATGAGCGCGATAGCTTCTCTACGAGAGGTTGCGCTCTAAGCGTAGCTATGCCGCAGGCTTTACGAGAAGCTACGCGTAGCAAGATCCCCGTAGGGGTAAACTCGCCGCAGGCATCGCACTCATTTCATTTAGTTATCTTTGGTCAATTTAAACAGTATTGTCTATGGAAGTTTTAGCATTGCTTTTCACTGCAAGGACGGCCGAGATAAACAGACATCTGCCAAGGTAAACACTGTACTAACATAAATCGGCTTTTCCATCCCAATATCTATTCAATAAATAACTCCATAAAGTTATCATTTATTGGCTTGACATCTGCGGCTAAATTTATAGACAGTAGTTTTATCTAGCGAATCAAGGATAAGTCTGAACTAGAGCTAGACCAAGTGGGATTTCTTGCGTAAATCCAACTTTCTTAGCATAGACTTGATACTGCCAAGTTTCGCCAGAGCCTGGTTCATACATTGGAGTATTGACTCCTCTCATTAAAATCAAATCTCAATGAAATCCCATAGTTTCTCAGTAAAAAAAAGTTGTACTAGTAAGTACGAAACCAAGCAACACCTATGGGAATTTCTGCATCGATGCCAACCTCTCTAGCTGAGAAGCTGTAGACAGAGCCATTACCAAGATTGCGTCTTTTTATTCTTTTAAGGTCAATCTCCAACTTAGTGTTAGGAGCAACTGGTTCGGCGAAAGCTAGTAGTATTGTTTTACCGTTGACAGATACATTAGTGTTAATTTTCTGACCCTTTTCATCCACGACATCGATATCCTGAATGTTCTTACTTATAGTTACATTGTCTGGAACTTTGACAAGTAGTTGGGTAACAGCTTTGCTATTTTGGGGAACGTGTAAACGGAAAGTATGTCTAAAAATTCCCCAGCGTGTGGGAGGGAATTGTGAATTTCCATCAATATGGGGAACCCTACCATCATCTGTTCCAGCATTTGCATAGCTAGGAGCAATAATAGCGGTGCTATTCAGAGTCAATACAATGGCGTAAATCAATGACCTCTTCATATTTATCTCCAAAATAATTAAACAAGTTAGTTAAAGTGCAGGTTCATGCATTGTGAGTGAATCTGCTCTTAATAGATAGATCAAAACTTGGCAAAGCCATCTTTAACTACCCCTTGATACAGCCGTTAATCAGGAGAAGTAGGTAGTTAGCTTGCCCTTATCAAGTTCAAATCGTCGGTGATGTTTTTGCAAAAGAGGTATGCTACCTCTTTCTACTAGCATGACAAGTCATCATGAAATCAAGATGAAATTTCAACAGTTATCATTAAAATCTACAAATAAATTAAAATGGAGAAAATTGAGCTACACCTACAGGAATCTCTACGTCATTACCAACGACTTTAGCCGAAAGATGGTAGATAGAATTAGAACCAAGAATTGGTTGTTGTACTTTATTGAGATTTATTTGCAACTTAGTAGTGCTAGAAGTAACTGGTTCAGGAAAATCTATAATAATTCTTCTACTATTTACAGTGATGTTAATTTTAATTTTTTGACCTTTATCATCCAATATATCAATATCATTACTTACAGCTACTGTGGATGGAACGTCAATAATTAGCTGGGAAAGAGCGTTGCCATTTTTAGGAATGTGTAACTGAAATGTCTGTTTAACAAGTTGCCAAGCAGCAGGAGTAGACTGCAAACTATTCTCAATATTAGCAACCTTATTATTATCCGTTTTCGCATTTGCATAGCCAGCATAAATCAGAGCTGCGGTAGCTAGACTACATACGGCAGCATAAACCAATGTTCTCTTCATCTTGACTGTTAAATTAACAAATTATTTCAATTAGATTGCAGATTTATTCTTAGCGAATGAACCTTTACAAAACCAGCTTGACAGGTCACTATGAAATTAAGATGAAATAACCACCTTGCAAAAAAAAATTTAAGATTGCAAAGTATAAAATCTAAAAAATCCCGTTTTACAGCAGTTTTCATGTATTTGAACCACATCTGTCGTAGGGGCAATTCATGAATTGCCCCTACTGCGTGGTCTATTTACCTGAAAATAGCTGTAATTAAAAAAACGGGGTTAAAATTTTGGTTGCAAAATATTCTCATCTATTCTGAAGGATGACAATACAGCATAAGCTAATGAAATCAAGATGAA
This is a stretch of genomic DNA from Nostoc sp. KVJ3. It encodes these proteins:
- the rppB gene encoding two-component system sensor histidine kinase RppB, with the protein product MNKNKLFRLTRIRLALYYAIVMGLILSISVFGFYRAVFHAHVVALDSEIESVGGTLHDSIELKLQSPGRLEPFAHQLFPNLDNCGTGTTNCIQQQPDSKRHLLGIVTKTSYYIRFFDISGKLIANAGYYPKGLPDVFNQKTWQFLKDSKGKDYHQITLALHTQNYQDWGYMQVGRSLQEFNHYLDSVKLVSVLGLLIAMVMIAGASWWLSGLAMQPIYQSYRQIQQFTADVAHELRTPLAATGATVESALLMSQIDEEETRDILQTIQRQNQRLTTLVVDLLMLARLDKQSQKLQRENCCLNDIVSDLVEEFEAMANAAEVNLTSSIQVHQPLNIIGNADQLYRLFSNLIVNAIQYTPRGGEVTVFLDCNDYNAVIKVQDTGIGIPKHELKRIFDRFYRVSSDRSRSTGGSGLGLAIAQAIIQSHHGSIDVQSNLGEGSTFTIKLPFNIPPLKTVRSIYPFKMLYR
- the rppA gene encoding two-component system response regulator RppA; this encodes MLTSQVYNESLTTQFDMRVLLVEDEPDLGAAIKRTLNQQKYLVDWVMDGNEAWAYLENSSAQYTVAILDWMLPGITGLELCKRLRYKVNPLPILMLTARDRMEDKVAGLDAGADDYLVKPFGMVELLARLRALQRRSPHFQPQQLTVGNLTLDYGDSTVVRQNTTGEQQRIPLTNKEFQLLEYFMKHPKQIVTTEQIRNQIWEVNAESSSNVVAAQIRLLRRKLTNSDCPNSIETLHGMGYRLNFTNE
- a CDS encoding DUF2808 domain-containing protein produces the protein MKRSLIYAIVLTLNSTAIIAPSYANAGTDDGRVPHIDGNSQFPPTRWGIFRHTFRLHVPQNSKAVTQLLVKVPDNVTISKNIQDIDVVDEKGQKINTNVSVNGKTILLAFAEPVAPNTKLEIDLKRIKRRNLGNGSVYSFSAREVGIDAEIPIGVAWFRTY
- a CDS encoding DUF2808 domain-containing protein, encoding MKRTLVYAAVCSLATAALIYAGYANAKTDNNKVANIENSLQSTPAAWQLVKQTFQLHIPKNGNALSQLIIDVPSTVAVSNDIDILDDKGQKIKINITVNSRRIIIDFPEPVTSSTTKLQINLNKVQQPILGSNSIYHLSAKVVGNDVEIPVGVAQFSPF